TACGCGCTGAAAAGGCCGGTGCGAAAGGTTACGCGCGATTTGTCGAAAGCCACCGCCATAAATTGCGGCTTCATTTCATCTATGAGGCGCAAAAGCATGTTGGCGAGGCCGTACACGGCGCCGGTATTTACGCCTTTGCTGCTGACAAGCGGCGGCAAAGCGTAAAACGCCCGATAGAGCAGGCTGCTGCCGTCAACTATGACAAATTTACCGTTCATTGGCGTACCATCCGTTTGAATCATTTGAGGCGCCCGGCTACTGATTGTATAATTATATCACAAGTAGCCGCAAAGAAAAAATTCTTTGCGCAAATATGCCGCAACAAAGCGCCGGCGGGCATGGCCATTGTATATACAAAATTTGCCCGCGCCCCCTGCGGGCGCCTTACGGTTCCGGCGGCTTGGACACAACCGCCAAAGCGACGCTGATCTTGCGTTCCTGTTTGTCCGACGGGCTATTCATCACCTGGCTGCCTATGACCATTTCGCTTGAGCCGCCGCCGTCAAGGTTCATCGCTTCCACCACGCCGAAGGCCAGGAGTTCCTCCGCCGCTTCCCAAAGGGTCAGGCCAACGCTTTCTTTGCTGCGCCCGTCCGCGACGAACAAGACCACGTCGCCTCTGCCGTTTATGCCGACGGCTGTCCTGGGCGCGCGCCCGCTCATTATGTCCGGGGGGAAGCCCTCCGGGTTGCTCCCGGCCACAATCCGCCCCGTATCGACAAGGCGCGGCCCGGCGCCTAATACGTGGGCGGCTTCGTCGGCCATCTCGCCCATGCTTTGCGAAAAAATGACCGTATCGCCCGGACTAAGCGCGGATAGATGCCCGGCTGCCGTACCGTGCCCGGAAATTATAATCTGGTCATTTTCGCAAACGGCGTCCCCGGTAAAATCAAGCGCGAGGACTTTGCCGCCTTGGTCAATAATTACGTTGCAGCCGGGCTGGCTTGCCTTTACCCGCCGGGCGAAACTGCTTTCGTACACGACTAGGTCGTCCGCCAGCCGCACCCTGTTCACGCCCTTGACCGGCAAAACCGTTTTGTCGGGCAAAACTATCTGCGCGCAGTAAGCGGACAGGGAAAATTCCATGCCCTCATCCCGGTAGATGAGCAGCGCGGTGCGCTCCCGCTCTTCGCCGGCGATTATTTCGCCGTTTATTTTCAAATTGCCGATAACCCAGCCGTCGTAGTCAAAATAAGAAGCGTTGATCCCGGCCGCCGCGTTGTTGTCGTAGATTATGTTTTTTAAGCTGTCGCGCCTCAGCGTTTCCCGGTTGGCCATGGCCGGCCGGATGTTCCAAAGCGACTTGTCCACCGTCAGATAGTGCATTTTCAAAGCGCGCCCGCCGGCGCGCCGCCTGATATTGGTATAAACAAGCCCGGGCGCTATGGTTTCTTCGTTTTTAATGTCATAGTTTTTAAAAATATCGACGACTATCCGCCAAGGCTCTTTGAGGACAAAGGCGCTATAGGCGGTTTCCTCGTCAAGCATTATGTCAAGCAGGAGCCGGCCGTCTTTTATTTTGAAAAGTTTGACTTGCCGCAAAAGCCGCCCGGAAAGAATGATGTCTTTTACATCTTCGCCTACCGCGCCCGGCCCGATTTCCAACGCTATGCGCTTGCCAAAGCCGGCCGGTTCCGCGAGCGTTACATTTTCGTTTATGTCGAGGACGACGCGCGTTTTTTCCGCGTAATCGCCGTAGCGCACGTTTTTGACGGTGAGCGCGGCTTGCGCGGCGCACGGCAAAAACAAAAAAACGGCTGCCAGCAAAAAAACGGCTGCCTGCCGCAAAAACAATTTCATCTTATTTTATGCCTCCCGCGCTTGAAAAACAAATGCTTGCGGCCCGGACAAGCATATCTATGCCGCAATGGATTCAAAGGCCCCCTTGCCGCCGGGCGTATATGCCAAAGGCTCTATCGCGCGCGGGACGGGTGAACGCCCTACTCTTTGGCGTTTGCGCCTTCCGGCAGCCTTTGCCGCCCGGAGCCGGAGAGCTGCCGGTATAAAAGCTCGCCCAGCCCCACGCCGCCGCCTGCCGCCATGACGCGGGTAAGTTCCACGTCCAGCATGGACTGCATCATTTTCTCGCCGCTGCTTTTGGGAAAAAGCGTCCTTTCCGGCACGGTGTCGCGCATTTTGCCCAGCAGCATGTTCAGGAACACCGCTTCCATTTCGCGGCAAACCTCGCGCAGCTTGCCGTCTTTAGCCGCTTGATCCGGCGCGGTGGCAAGCCCCGCTTCTATTTTTTCTTCCGCCGCGCGCAATTTTTGCGCGAAAGCTTCGTCTTGGGCAGCCTCCACGCTGGCCTTGCCTTTGGCCAGGTTGACGTCGCTTGTCGCCGAGCGCATCACGCGCATGCCGCCCAGACCGCCGGCAAATATATCCGCCATAAACACCCATCCTTCGTTTCCTTTTCCCCCGGCTGAAGCCGCGTCCGCGAAATCCTCGCCGGGCAGCAGACAGCCGCAAAGCTTGTCCGTGCTTTTCCCGGGGAAAAAGCGTCAAATCATTTCTATAACCGCATGCAACGCTCCCGCCGACTGCATGGCCTGCAGGATCGTCATGATGTCGCGCGGGGTCGCCCCGGCGGCGTTGAGCGCCGTAACGACGTCGCTCACTTTGGTCGAGGTCGGCAATACGATCAGGTTCACTTTTTCTTCCTGGACATTCGTTTCCGTATTTCCCGTTACCACCGTCTGTCCCGGGGTGAAAGGCCCCGGCTGGGACACTTCCGTGCTTTTCGTGATGGTTACGGTCAGGCCGCCCTGCGACACGGCCACTTCGCTTATGCCGACGTTGCCGCCCATGACGACCGTGCCGGTCCTTTCGTTCAAGACGACTTTCGCCGCCTGATCCGGGTCAACCGAGATTTCTTCTATGCTGGCGATAAAACCCACTATGTCATGGCCGCCGCCCGGTATGCTGACGCTGACGGTGCCGGCGTCGCTCGCCATGGCGATGCCGCCCCAAACGGCATTTATCCTGTTGGCGACCCGATCGGCGGTAGTGAAATCCGGTTTGTTAAGCGACAGGCGCAAAACGCCGTCGCTGGCCAAAGCGGTGCTGGTGCCGCGCTCGACAATCGCCCCGTTGGAGACCATGCCGGCGGTAGGGTGATTTTTCTGCTGGCCGCCGCCTCCTCCGCCGGCGGAATAGCCGCCGATAGAAACAGGGCCCTGCGCGACTGCGTAAACATCGCCGTTAGCCGCCTGCAGCGGCGACTGCAAAAGCACTCCGCCTTGAATGCTTTTCGCATCGCCCACCGAAGCCACATTTATGTCAATAGTGTCGCCGGGTTTGGCGAAAGCCGGCAGTTTGGCCGTAACGATGACCGCCGCGACATTTTTCGGCTTTATATCGTTTACGTTGACGGTAATGCCGAAATTTCTCATCATATTGACGATGGACATGATAGTATAGTCGCTTTTGGTAGAGTCCCCAGTGCCATTGAGCCCGACGACCACGCCGTAGCCCAGGAGTTGGTTGTCCCTCACCCCTTCCACTTTGGCCAGGTCTTTGATGCGCGCCGCTTCAAGGGGAAAAGAAAAACACAAGGTCAGGGCAGCCGCCACAAGGCAGATTATTGTCCTCATTGCCAAACCCTCCCATTTAAAACAAGAAATTCATAATCTGCGTCAGTATGCCCTGACGCTGTTTTCTCATGATCGGCCCTTTGCCGGTTACGGCGATCTTCGAGTTCGCCACATAATTTGACAGTATGGTGTTATTGGAAGAAATGTCCTGCGGCCGCACTTCGCCGGTAATGGTGATCATCTGCGTATCTTTGTTCTGTTTGATGGACTGGGTGCCCGATAAAAGAAGATTGCCGTTAGGCTGTATGCCCACCACCTGCACGGTGATGTTGGCGGTCAGCCGGTTGGCGTTGGTAATGTTGCCGGAAGTTTTGAAACTGTCTTTGGTGTTGGCGCCGTGAGCGGTCAGCCAGCCCAAAAGGGAGCCGCTGCCGGCGCTTAAATTGACGCTGGCGTCTTTGGAGTTGTTCGCGGTGCCGCTACGCGTGGCGTTCGAGGTTTCCGATATGATAATCGTCAGTATGTCGCCGACGTTTCGGGCTTTGACATCCTGATAAATATTGTCTTTTTTGTTGTTCTGCCACAGAGATTCCGCCTCGCACAAAACCGGACGCGCCAACAAAAGGCTTGTTAGCGCGAAAAGCGCAATGGTTTTTTTCATTTTTCACCACTCCCCAAAATTTCGCGGGGCAACTGTTGTCCCGCCGCTTTTTCATCCGCGTGGCAAAATGTTTTATCTAAACGAAACTTGAAACGACGACGGTCGTTGCGCTTTCGACCCTGGCAAGCAGGCTTTTGCCCGAATTGAGGTTGCGCACCCTTATCACGTCCCCGACCGCCCCCCCCTGCAGAGCCTGCCCGGCCACCTGCACGGTTACGGCCCCGGCCCTGCTGACGATAGTAATGTTGTCGCCCGCCCTTATCGCCTGCGGCCTGCCCAGCGCCGACTTGGTCACGACGCTGCCCGCGGTGAGCGGGCGCTTGGTTTCCAGCCCCGCGATATAGCCGACATCGGAAATGACGTCGTCAAACCTTGCGACTTCGCGCCGCTCCAGCAAAACGTCAGCTTCCGACAGAACCGTGCGCGCGGGAATGTCCCGCACGGTTACCAACACATAAGAGAACTTGCGCACCCGCCAAGCGGTCAGCAAATTCATCTGCGGCGCGCCATTGACCGCTATCGCGATCTTTACCTGCACCGGCGTATTATAGCGTATCGCCCCCACCAGTTCGGGCGCGACCGCAAGCGTCCCTTCCGGCAAGAAAATACTCTCCGGCAGCCGGGTCAGGCGCTCTATCTTGTATTCTGAACCGTCGCTGCGGTCCAGCCTGCTGCCGATAAATTCCTCGACCAGCGCAAAGAGCGACGCGGACGGCAATGTTTGCTGCTGCCCGGCGGCTTTAACGGATGGCGGCGCCGCCAAAAACAGCGCGCACAGAACGATTGCCCTGAGCAGCATCAGCGTTTCAGGCTCACCGCAGTTTGCAGCATTTCGTCACTGGTGGTGATCGCCTTGCCGTTTATTTCATAGGCCCTTTGGCACACGATCATATTGACCATTTCTTCCACCAGCTGGACATTGGACATTTCAAGATAACGCTGGACGATAGTGCCTGTCCCTTCCACGCCGGGAGGGTTCACTACCGGCTCGCCCGAGGCCGCCGTCTGGGTATAAAGGTTCTGCCCAAGCGCGCTCAGCCCGGCCGGATTGATAAAACGCGCCAATTCAATCTGCCCGAGCTCAACGGGGGCGTTCGCCCCGGCCTCAATTACTGACACGGTTCCATCGGAGGCGATGGTGATGGACGTGGCGTTTGCCGGTATGACGATCGCCGGTTCCAGCGCATAGCCATCGGCGGTAACAATGCGGCCTGTCTCGTCCTTCTTGAAAGAGCCGTCCCGCGTATAGGCCAGCGTGCCGTCCGGCATGGTTATCTGGAAAAACCCGTCATTTTGTATGACCAAATCAAGGTCGTTGCCTGTTTCCTGAAAAGCGCCCTGCAGATAAACCCTTTGCGTCGCGGCGACCTTGGTGCCGTGCCCTAAGTCAACGCCGGTCGGCACCTGGTTGTTGTCGTCGCCGGTTACCGTGCCGGCGGCCCGCAGGTTCTGGTACATCAGATCCTGAAAATCCACGCGGTATTTTTTAAAGCCCACCGTGTTCACGTTCGCGATGTTGTTGGAGATAACGTCAAGGTTGACCTGCTGGCCTTTCATGCCAGTGCCGGCGGTCCAAAGCGATCTCATCATTTCCCTTTTCGCCCCTTCTTTTTGAAAATAGCTTTTGCCCTGCTTCGGTCAGTCGTCAGGGCCGAGGCTCCCCGAAAGGGACCGCCCCTTTCCATGTTATGCGCGCCCGACGTCATTCACCGCTTTTTCATTGAGCTGGTCATGGGTCTGGACGCCTTTGGCGTTGATTTCATAAGCGCGGTAGCTCGCGATAAGGTTTACCATTTCCTCGATGACATTGACATTGGAAACTTCCAGCATGCCGCCGAAGACCTTGCCGGTAAAGGGACGGATCTGGCTTTCGTCCTCCAGCCGGAAAAAAACACCCGCTTCTTTGCGCAATGCGCGAGTGTTTTCCACGTCAACCAGCCCTAATTGGGCAATTTCCTGGTTGCCGTTGAAAACCCGTCCATCGTTGCCGATATGGACCGGCTGGTTGTCAAAAACCGTAATGCTGGCGCCGGCGGCGGACAATACCGGATACCCATCCATCGTAACTATCGTCCCTTCGCTGTTTAGAGTAAAGGTCCCGTTACGGGTATAACGCACTCCGGCCGGAGTTTCCACAGTAAAATAGCCGCTTCCGCCGATCGCCGCGCTGAGCGGGCTGCCCGCTTCAATAAAGCCGCCCTTTTGATGAACGACAAAATTCTCCCACGCGACCGGCCCTGTCCCCAAATGGCCGATTTGGGGCGCGGGGTTTTCCCCGTCGCGGATTCTCTCAATCAGCATGCTGTTAAAATCCTTGCTGATATTTATGTCTTTTTTGTACCCGGCGGTATTGCAATTGGCCAGATTGTTGGCGATAGTATCGGTACGGACCATTTCAACCATCATGCCGCTGGCGGAAGTATAGATGCCCCTGTTCAAACAAACGCCCTCCTTTCCCCTGTTTCATTTATGGCGCGTGGGTATCAAGCGTTAAACTTCGTCTGGTACGGCACAGTTTATATTTTACTACAAAATATCTTTTTTTCCAATTGTTATTTGCCGGGCCGCCCAAACCGTTTGCGGCGCGCCGCCGGCTATGCCTTGACCTTCCTGATGTCGGCGCCGATATTTTGCAGTTTTTCCACCAGTTTTTCATAGCCGCGGTCAATGTGATGCACGCAGCTTATCTCCGTTTCCCCTTCGGCAACCATGCCGGCCAGCACCATCGCCGCCCCCGCCCGGAGGTCGCTGGCTTTCACCGTGGCGCCGGTAAGCGTTTTGACTCCTTCGACCACCGCGCTGCGCCCCTCGATTTTTATTTTCGCGCCCATGCGTTTCAGTTCGGTGGCATGCATAAACCTGTTTTCAAAAACCGTTTCCGTAATCAAACTTGTGCCGTTGGCCACCGAAGCCATAGCCATCATCTGGGCCTGCATGTCGGTCGGAAAGCCGGGATAAGGCAGCGTCTTTATGTCAACGGCTTTGAACGTGCCGTCGGAAACTATCCTGACCCCGTATCTGTCCTCCTCGACTTTGACGCCCGCTTCTTTTAATTTCGCCACAAGCGGCTTTTGGTGTTCGACCAGCACATTTTCAACGCGCACGTCGCCGCCCGCCATGGCCACCCCGATCATGAAGGTTCCCGCTTCTATCCGGTCGGGGATGACCGTATGGGTTACTCCCTTTATTTCTTTGACGCCGTCTATTCTTATCTGATTTGTGCCGGCGCCGCGCACACGGGCGCCCATTACGTTAAGGTAATTGGCCAGGTCCACTATTTCCGGCTCCTGGGCGGAATTTTCCAAAACGGTCCGCCCTTTGGCCATAGCCGCCGCCATCATGATGTTTTCCGTCGCGCCCACGCTGGGGAAATCAAGATATATCCGCTCGCCTCTGAGCCCTTTCGGGGCAGAGGCTTCTATGTAGCCGTGCCCGGTGGAGATCCGCGCCCCCAAAGCCGCAAACCCTTTGAGGTGGATGTCGATAGGCCGCGTCCCTATGGCGCAGCCGCCGGG
This Acidaminococcales bacterium DNA region includes the following protein-coding sequences:
- a CDS encoding flagellar hook-basal body protein, producing MNRGIYTSASGMMVEMVRTDTIANNLANCNTAGYKKDINISKDFNSMLIERIRDGENPAPQIGHLGTGPVAWENFVVHQKGGFIEAGSPLSAAIGGSGYFTVETPAGVRYTRNGTFTLNSEGTIVTMDGYPVLSAAGASITVFDNQPVHIGNDGRVFNGNQEIAQLGLVDVENTRALRKEAGVFFRLEDESQIRPFTGKVFGGMLEVSNVNVIEEMVNLIASYRAYEINAKGVQTHDQLNEKAVNDVGRA
- a CDS encoding phosphodiester glycosidase family protein, translating into MKLFLRQAAVFLLAAVFLFLPCAAQAALTVKNVRYGDYAEKTRVVLDINENVTLAEPAGFGKRIALEIGPGAVGEDVKDIILSGRLLRQVKLFKIKDGRLLLDIMLDEETAYSAFVLKEPWRIVVDIFKNYDIKNEETIAPGLVYTNIRRRAGGRALKMHYLTVDKSLWNIRPAMANRETLRRDSLKNIIYDNNAAAGINASYFDYDGWVIGNLKINGEIIAGEERERTALLIYRDEGMEFSLSAYCAQIVLPDKTVLPVKGVNRVRLADDLVVYESSFARRVKASQPGCNVIIDQGGKVLALDFTGDAVCENDQIIISGHGTAAGHLSALSPGDTVIFSQSMGEMADEAAHVLGAGPRLVDTGRIVAGSNPEGFPPDIMSGRAPRTAVGINGRGDVVLFVADGRSKESVGLTLWEAAEELLAFGVVEAMNLDGGGSSEMVIGSQVMNSPSDKQERKISVALAVVSKPPEP
- a CDS encoding rod-binding protein, with protein sequence MADIFAGGLGGMRVMRSATSDVNLAKGKASVEAAQDEAFAQKLRAAEEKIEAGLATAPDQAAKDGKLREVCREMEAVFLNMLLGKMRDTVPERTLFPKSSGEKMMQSMLDVELTRVMAAGGGVGLGELLYRQLSGSGRQRLPEGANAKE
- a CDS encoding flagellar basal body L-ring protein FlgH; translation: MKKTIALFALTSLLLARPVLCEAESLWQNNKKDNIYQDVKARNVGDILTIIISETSNATRSGTANNSKDASVNLSAGSGSLLGWLTAHGANTKDSFKTSGNITNANRLTANITVQVVGIQPNGNLLLSGTQSIKQNKDTQMITITGEVRPQDISSNNTILSNYVANSKIAVTGKGPIMRKQRQGILTQIMNFLF
- the flgA gene encoding flagellar basal body P-ring formation chaperone FlgA → MLLRAIVLCALFLAAPPSVKAAGQQQTLPSASLFALVEEFIGSRLDRSDGSEYKIERLTRLPESIFLPEGTLAVAPELVGAIRYNTPVQVKIAIAVNGAPQMNLLTAWRVRKFSYVLVTVRDIPARTVLSEADVLLERREVARFDDVISDVGYIAGLETKRPLTAGSVVTKSALGRPQAIRAGDNITIVSRAGAVTVQVAGQALQGGAVGDVIRVRNLNSGKSLLARVESATTVVVSSFV
- the flgG gene encoding flagellar basal-body rod protein FlgG, whose product is MMRSLWTAGTGMKGQQVNLDVISNNIANVNTVGFKKYRVDFQDLMYQNLRAAGTVTGDDNNQVPTGVDLGHGTKVAATQRVYLQGAFQETGNDLDLVIQNDGFFQITMPDGTLAYTRDGSFKKDETGRIVTADGYALEPAIVIPANATSITIASDGTVSVIEAGANAPVELGQIELARFINPAGLSALGQNLYTQTAASGEPVVNPPGVEGTGTIVQRYLEMSNVQLVEEMVNMIVCQRAYEINGKAITTSDEMLQTAVSLKR
- the murA gene encoding UDP-N-acetylglucosamine 1-carboxyvinyltransferase; protein product: MDKLIIRGGKKLGGTIKVSSAKNAVLPIIAASILATTPSRIEDIPVLEDVRTISEVLTCLGLSVTMENDALSIDGKNITSNEPPYELMRKMRASFLVMGPLLARKGEARVSLPGGCAIGTRPIDIHLKGFAALGARISTGHGYIEASAPKGLRGERIYLDFPSVGATENIMMAAAMAKGRTVLENSAQEPEIVDLANYLNVMGARVRGAGTNQIRIDGVKEIKGVTHTVIPDRIEAGTFMIGVAMAGGDVRVENVLVEHQKPLVAKLKEAGVKVEEDRYGVRIVSDGTFKAVDIKTLPYPGFPTDMQAQMMAMASVANGTSLITETVFENRFMHATELKRMGAKIKIEGRSAVVEGVKTLTGATVKASDLRAGAAMVLAGMVAEGETEISCVHHIDRGYEKLVEKLQNIGADIRKVKA
- a CDS encoding flagellar basal body P-ring protein FlgI, producing MRTIICLVAAALTLCFSFPLEAARIKDLAKVEGVRDNQLLGYGVVVGLNGTGDSTKSDYTIMSIVNMMRNFGITVNVNDIKPKNVAAVIVTAKLPAFAKPGDTIDINVASVGDAKSIQGGVLLQSPLQAANGDVYAVAQGPVSIGGYSAGGGGGGQQKNHPTAGMVSNGAIVERGTSTALASDGVLRLSLNKPDFTTADRVANRINAVWGGIAMASDAGTVSVSIPGGGHDIVGFIASIEEISVDPDQAAKVVLNERTGTVVMGGNVGISEVAVSQGGLTVTITKSTEVSQPGPFTPGQTVVTGNTETNVQEEKVNLIVLPTSTKVSDVVTALNAAGATPRDIMTILQAMQSAGALHAVIEMI